A portion of the Malassezia japonica chromosome 3, complete sequence genome contains these proteins:
- a CDS encoding uncharacterized protein (TransMembrane:1 (i93-111o); COG:I; EggNog:ENOG503NVQ8), producing MVPDKGALLREDFVNPDDVKAFAHALLSEGDVGHVLPTGDPSSAPPMRISAASDFAPIHEKVKKRPVDEDVKLRSVDRGVPEGFMYSALRWPLLWLVGTFIVIDFLLYVFIRQVVNMIETLVAWHGKSRELRRRMRSATSYPEWKRAALDLDRLRDYESWKGQDASAFYDWRIIQRVIAALKVTREQEDTNALMGVLNLCLKNNFAGVENFSLYSQSFYGTKHLIEQYYHELERALHYLEDSALDPKVKRTFYRVASKNFGKTALCLSGGASFAYYHFGVVKALLDANLLPNIVSGTSAGGLVAALVCTRTNEELKALLVPELASRITGCDEPLYVWIMRMYRTGARFDAVRWATKAMFFTRGSLTFREAFERTGKTLNISVVPFDQHSPAQLLNHITAPDCLIWSALIASAAVPGILNPVFLMQKLPDGSLHPWSWGYKFRDGSLRVDIPLQQLHSLFNVTYPIVSQVNPHVHLFHYGSKGAPGRPTAFRKGKGWRGGFVLSAAEHILKLNLTTNFKILRDLNLLPKMLGQDWSSVFLQPFHGAATIWPKSQFWDWPRLLTDPDAKELSRMLFVGQNVTFPKMHMISNRIHIERAIARGRELVRKETEELGGPSRTLTYASDDTQQYSPAEIEPSEASETEPTVPSIPIPSANGPPRPKRKLRSSSQELRKGLARSQSSVLETYSPEWFRFLHGVDSPATGGTPDDSGAEDGPVSSHSTPKRGIVQRYPVDGSSNGWRRRGSMVADGTLSTMPADDAWADQSISLTDGDETLADTTDDRSAHEPRLAA from the exons ATGGTCCCGGACAAgggtgcgctgctgcgcgaggattTTGTGAACCCCGACGACGTTAAAGCATTTGCGCATGCTCTGCTGAGTGAGGGGGATGTTGGGCACGTTCTGCCGACCGGTGACCCCTCTTCAGCGCCTCCAATGCGCATTTCAGCCGCATCCGACTTTGCGCCGATCCACGAGAAAGTCAAGAAGCGTCCAGTGGACGAGGATGTGAAGCTTCGCTCGGTCGACCGTGGTGTCCCTGAGGGTTTCATGtactcggcgctgcgctggcCTCTGCTGTGGCTCGTGGGCACCTTCATCGTGATCGACTTTTTATTGTACGTCTTTATCCGCCAGGTGGTGAATAtgatcgagacgctcgtGGCGTGGCACGGCAAGAGCCGCGAACTTCGCCGccggatgcgctcggcgacctcaTACCCGGAGTGGAagcgcgcggcactcgaccttgaccgcctgcgcgactaCGAGTCGTGGAAGGGACAGGATGCCAGTGCGTTTTACGACTGGCGCATTATCCAGCGAGTGATTGCGGCGCTGAAGG tgacgcgcgagcaggaggACACGAATGCGCTGATGGGTGTGCTGAATCTCTGCCTCAAGAACAACTTTGCCGGCGTCGAGAACTTTTCGCTGTACTCGCAGTCGTTCTACGGCACGAAGCACCTCATCGAGCAGTACTaccacgagctcgagcgcgcgctgcactaCCTCGAGGACTCGGCGCTGGACCCCAAGGTGAAGCGCACCTTTTACCGTGTCGCCTCCAAGAACTTTGGCAAGACGGCATTGTGCCTGAGCGGTGGCGCGAGCTTTGCCTACTACCACTTTGGCGTGGTCAAGGCACTGCTCGACGCCAATCTCCTGCCGAACATTGTGAGCGGTACGTCGGCCGGCGGTttggtcgccgcgctcgtgtGTACGCGCACCAACGAGGAGCTCAAGGCGCTACTTGTGCCTGAGCTTGCATCGCGCATCACTGGCTGTGACGAGCCGCTGTACGTGTGGATCATGCGCATGTaccgcaccggcgcgcgcttcgacgcggtgcgctgggcGACCAAGGCCATGTTCTTTACGCGTGGCTCGCTCACGTTCCGCGAGGCGTTTGAGCGTACCGGCAAGACGCTCAACATTAGTGTCGTGCCGTTTGACCAGCACTCACCCGCGCAACTGCTGAACCACATTACCGCGCCCGACTGTCTTATCTGGAGCGCGCTGATtgcatcggcggcggtgccggGCATTCTGAACCCCGTCTTTTTGATGCAAAAGCTCCCGGACGGCTCGCTGCACCCCTGGAGCTGGGGCTACAA ATTCCGCGACGGCAGTCTCCGTGTGGATATtccgctgcagcagctgcacTCGCTGTTTAATGTGACCTATCCGATTGTTTCGCAAGTGAACCCCCATGTGCATCTCTTCCACTATGGCTCGAAAGGCGCGCCTGGGCGCCCGACGGCCTTCCGCAAAGGCAAGGGCTGGCGCGGCGGTTTTGTGCTGTCCGCTGCAGAGCACATT CTCAAGCTCAACCTGACGACCAACTTTA AAATCCTCCGTGATCTCAACTTGCTGCCCAAGATGCTCGGTCAGGACTGGTCGTCGGTCTTTTTGCAGCCCTTCCACGGTGCAGCGACGATCTGGCCCAAGAGCCAGTTCTGGGACTGGCCGCGTCTGCTGACGGACCCCGACGCAAAGGAGCTGAGCCGCATGCTCTTTGTCGGCCAGAATGTCACCTTCCCCAAGATG CACATGATCAGCAACCGCATCCACATCGAGCGTGCCATTGCGCGTGGCCGCGAACTTGTGCGCAAAGAGaccgaggagctcggcggcccgtcgcgcacgctgaCCTATGCCTCGGACGACACGCAGCAGTACTCCCCTGCCGAGATCGAGCCcagcgaggcgagcgagaCGGAGCCGACGGTCCCTTCGATCCCGATCCCGTCGGCAAACGGCCCGCCTCGCCCCAAGCGCAagttgcgcagcagctcgcagGAACTCCGCAAAGGCCTCGCACGCAGCCAGAGCAGTGTGCTCGAGACCTACTCCCCCGAGTGGTTCCGCTTCCTGCACGGCGTCGACTCGCCCGCAAccggcggcacgcccgacGACTCGGGCGCCGAAGACGGCCCTGTCTCGAGCCACAGCACGCCCAAACGCGGCATTGTGCAGCGCTACCCCGTCGACGGGTCGAGCAACGgctggcgccgccgcggctcgaTGGTTGCCGACGGCACGCTCTCGACCATGCCCGCCGACGATGCGTGGGCCGATCAGTCTATTTCCTTgaccgacggcgacgagacgctcgccgatACCACCGACGATCGCTCCGCGCACGAGCCTCGTCTTGCTGCATAG